A stretch of DNA from Deltaproteobacteria bacterium:
GTCACCCATTAGCGAATGGTGTCAAGAGGAGACAAAAGAATCCATGCGAGTTAACTCTCGTCCACATGCCCTTCCCAAGAAATCATTTTTTTGTCTTCATGGGGTAGAGTTCACTGTAATACTGCGCCCGTAATTTCAGAGTTCGAAATCAGTGTTACTTGTTTTTTATGTAACCTGTTTCAGTCACCCATCTGGATCTAGCTCTTAATGAGAACGAGCCCATCCACCTTTTGGCGGACCAGAAAATAGACCCACTGCATAGAAAATAATTTTGTGTTATAGTGCCCCCGTTAAAAAAAAGGGGGGGATATGGCAACGAAACCTAAAAGCCAGCAGGCCAGAAAATTAGCGAAACAACCGAGCGTTTTTCGTCGATTGACAGGAATACCCCCTGCAATTTTTTTTGAACTTTGTGAGCAAGTAAGGCCCCTCTATTATCAAGCGGAAGAAAAGCGTTTGGCCAAGTTAAGGGAAAAGAGACTTATTCACTGCCATGTCGACGCCCAATACAAACTTTCCATGGAAGACCGCTTACTCATGTTGCTGATGTATTACCGGCTCTATACGACACATATATTGTTGGGTTTTCTCTTCCGCATTGATGACAGCAACGTGGGTAGAAACATCAATCCATTACAA
This window harbors:
- a CDS encoding transposase family protein, translated to MATKPKSQQARKLAKQPSVFRRLTGIPPAIFFELCEQVRPLYYQAEEKRLAKLREKRLIHCHVDAQYKLSMEDRLLMLLMYYRLYTTHILLGFLFRIDDSNVGRNINPLQPLLAKFFKIPERKLELGEDEIVTLFLDGTEQKINRPQGPKQKN